In Populus trichocarpa isolate Nisqually-1 chromosome 12, P.trichocarpa_v4.1, whole genome shotgun sequence, a genomic segment contains:
- the LOC18103979 gene encoding putative disease resistance protein RGA4 codes for MAEALVSPILEQLTTIVAQQVQEEVNLGGGVKKQVDKLKSNLLAIQSVLEDADRKQVKDKAVRDWVDKLKNVCYDIDDVLDEWSSAILTWKMRDAEENTHSLQKIRCSFLGSPCFCLNQVVRRRDIALKIKRSM; via the exons ATGGCTGAGGCACTTGTATCTCCGATCTTGGAGCAGTTAACCACGATCGTTGCTCAACAG GTACAAGAAGAGGTGAACCTAGGAGGGggtgtgaagaaacaagtcgaCAAGCTGAAAAGCAATCTCCTTGCTATCCAATCTGTCCTTGAAGATGCAGATAGAAAACAAGTGAAGGATAAGGCTGTAAGAGACTGGGTAGACAAGCTCAAAAATGTATGCTATGATATCGATGACGTGCTAGATGAATGGAGCTCTGCAATTCTTACATGGAAAATGAGGGATGCTGAAGAAAATACTCACAGCCTGCAGAAGATACGGTGTTCCTTCCTGGGATCTCCTTGCTTTTGTCTCAATCAAGTGGTTCGACGTCGAGACATTGCCCTCAAGATCAAAAGAAGTATGTGA
- the LOC18103982 gene encoding putative disease resistance protein RGA4 — MSSIEEIPNEVGKLIHLRRLNLASCRELESLPETMCDLCNLQSLDVTGCRSLNELPRAIGKLVKLRHLWIDGSSVAFMPKGIERITCLRTLDEFIVCGGGENESKAANLRELRNLNHIGGSLSIWNLGRGIEDASDAAEAQLKNKKRLLRLVLDFDFNSENGILIEVLRPPSDLENLTISSYGGLELPYWMMTLTRLQVLTLGHCVNLEVLPPLGRLPNLESLELSGLKVRSLGVGFIGIKSVNEGEIARFNAFPKLKKLWMWNLKEVEEWDGIERRVGEDANTTSISIMPQLRELRIENCPLLRALPDYVLAAPLQELTVTGCPILRKRYGEEEMGGDWHKISHIRNIYI; from the coding sequence ATGTCTTCAATCGAAGAAATACCAAACGAGGTAGGGAAATTGATACATTTGAGACGCCTCAATTTGGCATCTTGTAGAGAGTTGGAGTCCCTGCCAGAAACCATGTGTGATTTATGCAATCTGCAATCCCTAGACGTTACTGGGTGTCGTTCTCTCAACGAATTGCCTCGGGCGATTGGAAAACTTGTCAAATTGAGGCATCTCTGGATTGATGGTTCAAGTGTGGCCTTCATGCCAAAGGGAATAGAGAGGATAACATGTCTTCGAACATTAGATGAGTTTATTGTGTGTGGTGGTGGTGAGAATGAAAGTAAAGCAGCTAATCTAAGAGAATTAAGAAACTTAAATCACATTGGAGGGAGTCTAAGTATATGGAATCTTGGACGAGGTATAGAAGATGCGAGTGACGCTGCAGAAGCACAACTCAAGAATAAGAAGCGCCTGCTTCGTTTGGTATTGGATTTTGACTTCAACAGTGAGAACGGCATTTTAATTGAAGTTTTACGACCTCCGTCAGACTTGGAAAATCTAACCATATCTAGTTACGGAGGGTTGGAATTGCCATATTGGATGATGACATTAACCAGATTACAGGTGCTTACACTCGGTCATTGTGTAAACCTGGAGGTTTTGCCTCCGTTGGGTAGATTGCCCAACCTTGAAAGTCTAGAATTAAGCGGGTTGAAGGTGAGAAGTTTGGGTGTTGGATTTATAGGTATAAAAAGTGTTAACGAAGGAGAAATTGCAAGGTTCAATGCTTtccccaaattaaaaaaactttggatGTGGAATCTCAAAGAAGTAGAAGAGTGGGATGGAATTGAAAGGAGAGTGGGAGAAGATGCCAACACAACTTCAATATCCATTATGCCACAGCTTCGAGAGTTGAGAATTGAAAATTGCCCATTGTTGAGAGCACTACCAGACTATGTTTTGGCAGCGCCTCTACAGGAATTAACCGTAACTGGTTGCCCCATTCTAAGGAAACGTTACGGGGAGGAGGAGATGGGTGGGGATTGGCACAAGATTTCTCACATCCGaaacatttatatttaa